Proteins encoded within one genomic window of Acidobacteriota bacterium:
- a CDS encoding long-chain fatty acid--CoA ligase: MMSADSPRTLNELFATAVRRRASEIVMRFKRDKQWHEITGAELAERVRNVALGLHSLGVKPGERVALLAESSPEWSLTDYAILATGAVNVPIYPTQSVDQVEFILRNSGARILFVSTNRQLKRIAAALAALKKDRPRLIMFEAPKEDAKDVLALSELEKRGAEERTHQPNLYAELAAQAQPENLATIIYTSGTTGDPKGVMLTHRNLVNNALNSGQVFELRPDDVALSFLPLSHVFERTVLYIYMLYGVQICYARGVEYVGEDIREIRPSVVTAVPRLFEKIYATINKRASDQPPWKQKLFHRAVKLGREAAQLQNQGKSVPLSTRLELKALDKLVFSKWREAVGGRLRFFVSGGAALPSDLAYIFLGAGIIILQGYGLTETSPVVSFNRPGANRVGTIGTPIPGVKVRAAADGELLVQGDNVMQGYYLMEDESAQVLKAYDDGLWFHTGDIGTIDPDGYIRITDRKKDLLKTSLGKYIAPQPIENLIRGIPMVEQVIVIGNARKFAAALIVPNLDALRTYAKSLALEVKEAAQLAQQPRILEYFKKKVDEVTRELAPHEKIKKIALIPQEFTIEGGELTPSLKIRRKFVEDKYRDVIDALYPKFEAEG; the protein is encoded by the coding sequence ATGATGAGTGCGGATTCCCCGCGCACCCTTAACGAGTTGTTTGCGACGGCTGTCCGGCGGCGCGCCTCCGAGATCGTGATGCGCTTCAAACGCGACAAGCAATGGCACGAAATCACGGGCGCTGAGTTGGCCGAACGCGTGCGCAATGTCGCGCTCGGTTTGCACTCGCTGGGCGTCAAACCAGGGGAACGGGTGGCCTTGCTCGCCGAAAGCAGCCCGGAATGGAGCCTGACCGATTACGCCATTCTGGCGACAGGCGCGGTCAACGTGCCGATCTACCCAACCCAGTCTGTTGATCAGGTCGAATTCATCTTGCGCAACAGCGGCGCGCGCATCCTGTTCGTCTCGACCAATCGCCAATTGAAACGCATTGCTGCTGCATTGGCCGCGCTGAAAAAAGACCGCCCGCGCTTGATCATGTTCGAAGCGCCCAAAGAGGACGCTAAGGATGTGCTCGCGCTCTCCGAACTGGAAAAACGCGGCGCCGAAGAGCGCACACACCAGCCAAACCTGTATGCGGAATTGGCGGCGCAAGCCCAGCCTGAAAACCTGGCGACGATCATTTACACGTCGGGCACGACCGGCGACCCCAAAGGCGTGATGCTCACGCATCGCAATCTGGTGAACAACGCGCTCAATTCGGGCCAGGTCTTTGAACTGCGGCCCGACGATGTGGCGCTCAGCTTCCTGCCGTTGTCGCACGTCTTTGAACGCACGGTGCTTTACATTTACATGCTTTACGGCGTGCAGATTTGCTACGCGCGCGGCGTCGAATACGTCGGCGAAGACATCAGGGAAATCCGCCCGTCGGTCGTGACGGCGGTGCCGCGCCTCTTCGAGAAGATATACGCGACGATCAACAAACGCGCCTCCGATCAGCCGCCGTGGAAACAAAAGCTCTTTCATCGGGCGGTCAAGCTAGGCCGCGAAGCCGCCCAATTGCAGAACCAGGGCAAAAGCGTGCCGCTCAGCACCAGACTGGAATTGAAAGCCTTGGATAAACTGGTGTTCAGCAAATGGCGCGAAGCCGTGGGCGGGCGGCTGCGTTTCTTTGTTTCGGGCGGCGCGGCGCTGCCCTCGGATTTGGCCTATATCTTTCTGGGCGCGGGCATCATCATTTTGCAGGGGTACGGTTTGACCGAAACTTCGCCGGTCGTCTCGTTCAATCGCCCCGGCGCGAATCGCGTCGGCACCATCGGCACACCCATCCCAGGCGTGAAGGTGCGCGCGGCAGCCGACGGCGAATTGCTGGTGCAGGGCGATAACGTCATGCAGGGTTATTACCTGATGGAAGACGAATCGGCGCAGGTGTTGAAAGCATACGACGACGGGCTTTGGTTCCATACCGGCGACATCGGCACGATTGATCCCGATGGGTACATCCGCATCACCGACCGCAAGAAGGATTTGCTCAAGACCAGCCTGGGCAAATACATTGCGCCGCAACCTATCGAAAACCTGATTCGCGGCATCCCGATGGTCGAACAGGTCATCGTCATCGGCAATGCGCGCAAATTCGCCGCCGCGCTGATCGTGCCGAACCTGGATGCCTTGCGCACCTACGCCAAGTCGCTGGCCCTGGAAGTCAAAGAGGCCGCGCAACTGGCCCAGCAACCGCGCATCCTCGAATACTTCAAAAAGAAGGTGGACGAGGTCACGCGCGAATTGGCCCCGCACGAAAAGATCAAAAAGATCGCCCTGATTCCCCAGGAATTCACCATCGAAGGTGGCGAGCTCACCCCCTCACTCAAAATCCGCCGCAAGTTTGTCGAGGATAAATACCGCGACGTGATTGACGCTTTATATCCGAAATTTGAAGCAGAAGGCTGA
- a CDS encoding four helix bundle protein, which produces MAEKKDNPVLDKSFKFALRIVKLYKYLTDEKREFVLSKFLLTAGTLIGARVETSQAAVDRNAFSSELNMALQKAKESEYWLKLLLAGEFLTQAEYDSIFADADELVSLLTKIVKTSRGQS; this is translated from the coding sequence ATGGCCGAGAAGAAAGACAATCCGGTGCTCGACAAATCGTTCAAGTTCGCGTTGCGCATTGTCAAACTCTACAAATACCTGACGGATGAAAAACGCGAGTTCGTCTTGAGCAAGTTTCTGTTGACCGCCGGCACGTTGATTGGCGCGCGGGTTGAAACATCGCAAGCAGCGGTTGATCGCAACGCGTTTTCTTCCGAATTGAACATGGCTTTGCAGAAGGCCAAAGAGAGCGAGTATTGGCTCAAACTTCTACTGGCGGGTGAATTTCTCACGCAAGCCGAATATGACTCCATCTTTGCTGACGCTGATGAACTGGTCAGTTTGTTGACGAAGATTGTCAAAACTTCGCGGGGGCAGTCCTAA
- the argH gene encoding argininosuccinate lyase: MSSKQPAPQFPAPIYAETVLNHLFTDGQQFFFEHLLHIHYAHCLMLAKQRILTRAEAAAILRGLDALDHKKIRAAKYDGTVEDLYFYVERELIEGIGEELAGKLHTARSRNDIDITLYRMKLRGDLLELIGALLGLQTELISLARQHTRTVMPAHTHTQPAQPTTLAHYLSAAIEFIGRDLTRLQAAFVTVNRNPLGACAITTTGFPINRDLTAELLGFEGLAENSYGAVAAVDYLLEAVAALAVNALNLGKFTQDLLLWATQEFSFLTLNDAYVQTSSIMPQKRNPVALEHVRILLSRAASQAQAVMTCTHNTPFGDINDSEDPLQPLVHRSFADAKRAVKLLAGAIGALEIDVAGLRQKAAESFLTMTELADTLVRAEGLGFKQAHRLTAQTAKRLPNHRAPHTLIVETLQAVALELLGRALKTAPAKLLEALSPEGFVNIRTVSGGPAPSTVTEFLDRQTQTHQQVQRWLNGQQKSLRALPLKLARAKKSFLL; encoded by the coding sequence ATGAGTTCCAAACAACCCGCACCGCAGTTCCCCGCCCCGATTTACGCCGAAACCGTTCTCAATCATCTGTTCACCGACGGTCAGCAATTCTTTTTTGAACACCTGCTGCACATCCATTACGCGCACTGCCTGATGCTCGCCAAACAGCGCATCCTCACGCGCGCCGAAGCCGCCGCAATCCTGCGCGGGTTGGACGCACTCGATCACAAGAAGATTCGCGCGGCCAAATATGACGGCACGGTCGAAGATTTGTACTTTTATGTCGAGCGCGAGTTGATCGAGGGCATCGGCGAAGAACTGGCGGGCAAGCTGCACACCGCGCGCAGCCGCAACGACATTGACATCACGCTGTACCGGATGAAGCTGCGCGGCGATTTGCTCGAACTGATCGGAGCTTTGCTCGGCTTGCAAACCGAATTGATCAGCCTCGCGCGCCAACACACGCGCACCGTGATGCCCGCGCACACGCACACGCAACCCGCGCAACCGACGACGCTGGCGCATTATCTTTCCGCCGCCATCGAATTCATCGGGCGCGATCTGACGCGGCTGCAAGCGGCCTTTGTCACGGTCAATCGCAATCCGCTGGGCGCGTGCGCCATCACGACGACGGGCTTTCCGATCAACCGCGACTTGACGGCGGAACTGCTGGGCTTTGAAGGGCTGGCTGAAAATTCTTATGGCGCGGTCGCGGCGGTGGATTATCTATTGGAAGCCGTCGCCGCGTTGGCCGTCAACGCGCTGAACCTGGGCAAGTTTACGCAGGATTTGTTGCTGTGGGCGACGCAGGAGTTTTCCTTCCTGACGCTGAATGACGCCTACGTGCAAACCAGTTCGATCATGCCGCAGAAACGTAATCCGGTGGCGTTGGAGCATGTGCGCATCCTGCTCAGCCGCGCGGCCAGTCAGGCCCAAGCCGTGATGACCTGCACGCACAACACGCCGTTTGGCGACATCAATGATTCGGAAGACCCACTGCAACCGCTCGTGCATCGCAGCTTTGCCGATGCCAAACGTGCGGTGAAACTGTTGGCGGGCGCAATCGGCGCATTGGAAATTGACGTCGCGGGGTTGCGGCAGAAAGCCGCCGAGAGTTTTTTGACGATGACCGAGTTGGCCGACACGTTGGTACGCGCTGAAGGGCTGGGTTTCAAACAGGCGCATCGCCTGACCGCGCAAACGGCCAAACGCTTGCCCAATCATCGAGCACCGCACACGCTGATCGTCGAGACCTTGCAAGCTGTCGCGCTTGAACTGCTGGGCCGTGCGTTGAAAACGGCTCCGGCAAAGTTGCTGGAAGCGCTCTCACCGGAAGGCTTCGTCAACATCCGCACGGTCAGCGGCGGCCCGGCGCCCTCGACCGTGACGGAATTTCTCGACCGGCAAACCCAAACTCATCAGCAAGTGCAACGCTGGCTGAACGGCCAACAAAAGAGCCTGCGCGCACTTCCCCTCAAACTGGCACGCGCCAAAAAAAGTTTCTTGCTGTAA
- a CDS encoding TonB-dependent receptor, which yields MDTKHDSRWFARALYLALALFIAAAAQQTFAQSAAINGQIEGTVTDQTGSAVPNAKVVIVSKDTGYTRALQTDSSGFYRFGTLPLGNYSVTVEATGFAKVERSNIAINAGSIATVNVALGVASLSNTVEISSAAPVVEPGRTDIGSTLSSNAVLNLPLASRNTYNFILVQPNVSGHPQNTFGVPRKINANGFTDRLNYQLDGSNNTQSDRAGIRLLPISNTFIGEIQQVNNGFAPEFGNTTGTVFNAITKSGTNGYHGEGAYIFRRQDLNARPSLLRAGQTKPKGFLDSEYVNVGGPVKKDRLFFFSAFEHVSHDVSSLVTATAANIAQLGLSADFGDPVPTVERPYFYLGKVDYQINEKHRLSVRYNYFRNSQPYNGGGGTTLKSATTLFSDRAHAVGVQLISTLTDRSLNEFRFSLPFRDQLNTTFEGSGKGPTLTISGIATFGGPANAGARFVEKTPEFADNFTYNAGTHSWKFGGSLRNVRDDNTAAPSATYTFPSIPAYQAAVAGTNKKGYTTFAQNLGNLTLHYTSLFTTLYAQDAWKARPNLTLSYGVRYDFYKIPAAAKDAPYEPSREFRLDKNNFAPRLGLAWSLGKDQKTVIRANGGIFYDQPQTDVYRRAIIGNGNPVFFNVSTAPTTAFAPSFPDVFTSVPTGFSLPIQTIIGVSKDFRTFYSSNLNLQISRELTPNFGLSAIYLHTKGTGIPVYRNINLVATANKLADGRPIFGTGRVDTRFNNISIAEAVGNSNYNGLNVTLNRRLSKGYEWFLSYTWSHALDDAPEQNVLDSGGNLPQDTTNRRADYGNSFSDRRHVLTFAGSLQPEFSISNKALSYLANHHQLSFILMARSGDPFNMGSNRVLNGDTNVPAAQQRPLFIGRNTLRGPKIAQLDMRYARSLFKYEQFTVDFLGEFINLLNHTNINGLNTTATVDATGAITAQPSFAPSALDSRQIQLGFRVRF from the coding sequence ATGGACACCAAACACGACTCTCGTTGGTTCGCGCGCGCCCTGTATCTGGCGCTGGCGTTGTTTATCGCTGCCGCCGCGCAGCAAACATTCGCGCAATCAGCCGCCATTAACGGCCAGATCGAGGGCACGGTGACCGATCAAACAGGCAGCGCCGTCCCCAACGCCAAAGTCGTCATCGTCAGCAAAGACACGGGCTATACGCGCGCGCTGCAAACCGACAGCAGCGGTTTTTATCGCTTCGGCACCTTGCCGCTGGGCAATTACAGCGTGACCGTCGAAGCCACCGGCTTTGCCAAAGTCGAGCGCAGCAACATCGCTATCAACGCGGGCAGCATCGCCACCGTCAACGTGGCGCTGGGTGTCGCCAGCCTCAGCAACACCGTTGAAATTTCATCCGCCGCGCCGGTCGTCGAACCGGGCCGCACCGACATCGGCTCGACCTTGTCGTCCAATGCCGTGCTCAATCTGCCGCTCGCTTCGCGCAACACTTACAACTTCATCCTGGTGCAACCGAATGTCAGCGGCCATCCGCAAAACACCTTCGGCGTGCCGCGCAAGATCAACGCGAACGGCTTTACCGACCGCCTGAATTACCAACTGGATGGCAGCAACAACACCCAGAGCGACCGCGCGGGCATCCGCCTGCTGCCCATCTCGAACACCTTCATCGGCGAGATTCAACAGGTCAACAACGGCTTCGCGCCCGAATTCGGCAACACGACCGGCACCGTTTTTAACGCCATCACCAAATCGGGCACCAACGGTTATCACGGCGAAGGCGCGTATATCTTCCGCCGTCAAGACCTCAACGCGCGCCCATCGCTGTTGCGCGCGGGCCAGACCAAACCAAAAGGCTTTCTCGATTCTGAATATGTCAACGTCGGCGGGCCGGTGAAAAAAGACCGGCTGTTTTTCTTCTCGGCATTCGAGCACGTGTCGCACGATGTTTCGTCTTTGGTGACGGCCACGGCAGCGAATATCGCGCAGCTTGGTTTGTCAGCCGATTTCGGCGATCCGGTGCCGACGGTCGAGCGCCCGTATTTTTATCTCGGCAAAGTTGATTACCAGATTAACGAGAAACACCGGCTCTCGGTGCGTTACAACTACTTCCGTAATAGCCAGCCTTACAACGGCGGCGGCGGCACAACGCTCAAATCCGCTACGACACTGTTCAGCGACCGCGCCCACGCGGTTGGTGTGCAATTGATTTCGACGTTGACGGATCGCTCGTTGAATGAATTCCGCTTCAGTCTGCCGTTCCGCGATCAACTCAACACAACGTTTGAAGGATCAGGCAAAGGGCCGACCCTCACGATTTCAGGCATTGCCACCTTTGGCGGCCCCGCCAACGCGGGCGCGCGCTTCGTCGAGAAGACACCCGAATTCGCCGACAACTTCACTTACAACGCGGGGACGCACAGTTGGAAGTTCGGCGGCTCGCTGCGCAATGTGCGCGACGACAATACGGCAGCGCCCTCGGCGACCTACACCTTCCCCAGCATTCCGGCTTATCAAGCGGCAGTCGCGGGCACGAACAAGAAAGGCTACACGACGTTTGCGCAAAACCTGGGCAATCTGACGTTGCATTACACTTCGCTGTTTACCACGCTGTATGCGCAGGATGCGTGGAAGGCGCGTCCGAATCTGACGCTCAGTTACGGTGTGCGCTACGACTTCTACAAAATTCCCGCAGCGGCGAAAGACGCGCCCTACGAACCGTCGCGCGAATTTCGCTTGGACAAAAACAATTTTGCGCCGCGCTTGGGGCTAGCCTGGTCGCTGGGCAAGGATCAGAAGACCGTGATTCGCGCGAATGGCGGCATCTTTTATGACCAGCCGCAAACCGACGTCTATCGGCGCGCGATTATCGGCAACGGCAATCCGGTCTTTTTCAACGTCAGCACCGCGCCGACGACGGCCTTTGCGCCAAGCTTCCCGGACGTCTTCACCAGCGTGCCGACGGGTTTCTCGTTGCCGATTCAAACGATCATCGGTGTGTCGAAGGACTTCCGCACGTTTTATTCCTCCAACCTCAATCTGCAAATCAGCCGTGAACTGACGCCCAACTTCGGCCTCAGCGCGATCTATCTGCACACCAAAGGCACGGGCATCCCCGTTTACCGCAACATCAATCTGGTGGCGACGGCGAACAAGCTGGCCGATGGCCGTCCGATCTTCGGCACGGGCCGCGTGGATACGCGCTTCAATAACATTTCGATTGCCGAAGCGGTGGGCAATTCCAACTACAATGGTTTGAATGTGACGCTCAACCGGCGGCTCTCGAAAGGCTACGAATGGTTTCTCAGCTACACCTGGTCGCACGCGCTGGACGACGCGCCCGAACAGAACGTGCTGGACAGCGGCGGGAATCTGCCGCAAGACACGACCAACCGGCGCGCTGATTACGGCAATTCATTTAGTGACCGCCGCCACGTGCTGACCTTCGCCGGTTCGTTGCAACCGGAGTTTTCGATCAGCAACAAGGCGCTGTCTTATCTCGCCAACCACCATCAACTCTCGTTCATCCTGATGGCGCGCAGCGGCGATCCTTTCAATATGGGCAGCAACCGCGTGCTGAACGGCGACACCAACGTGCCCGCCGCGCAGCAACGCCCGCTGTTCATCGGACGCAACACGCTGCGCGGGCCGAAGATTGCGCAACTCGACATGCGTTATGCGCGCAGCCTCTTTAAGTACGAGCAGTTCACCGTGGACTTCCTGGGCGAGTTCATCAATCTGCTCAATCACACCAACATCAACGGCCTGAACACGACGGCGACGGTGGATGCGACAGGCGCCATCACGGCGCAACCGTCATTCGCGCCGTCGGCGTTGGATTCGCGCCAGATTCAATTGGGATTCCGTGTGCGCTTCTAA
- a CDS encoding PDZ domain-containing protein, whose protein sequence is MQNIRLAGLFLPAVFFSSLFSLLVAAQTAVGTPVTPAYGGKVRAYLGVFLGDAPDAKGAIVGKVVEDSPAAKAGLRVNDILLSFAKTEVENAAHVYKLLGEIAPGSALPVTILRGGATLSLQVTLGERQGLVDACQKLYAEADLLQAEADRLRKLAEEARQKGNEEDARKLLKDAGDYANEAAKRREGTDKEISAGATSGTEDCRRSRQPARPPLGLSVLPLSEQLAQFFKVKTGAGLLITEVKPASLAERNKLQAGDCLLAVNGKPLTTLAELQRLLSRIGEPILRSASAEAAEITLLIVRDGVEKTLPFKL, encoded by the coding sequence ATGCAAAACATCAGGTTGGCGGGGCTGTTTTTGCCAGCCGTATTTTTCAGCAGTCTTTTTTCTCTTCTGGTTGCCGCACAGACGGCGGTCGGGACTCCGGTCACGCCTGCCTATGGCGGGAAGGTGCGCGCCTATCTGGGCGTTTTCCTGGGTGATGCGCCCGATGCCAAAGGCGCTATCGTCGGAAAGGTGGTCGAAGACAGCCCGGCAGCCAAGGCGGGTTTGCGCGTCAATGACATCCTGCTGAGTTTTGCTAAAACCGAGGTCGAGAATGCCGCGCACGTCTACAAATTGCTGGGCGAAATCGCGCCCGGCAGTGCGCTGCCCGTCACGATTTTGCGCGGCGGCGCGACCCTTAGCCTGCAAGTGACTTTGGGCGAACGGCAAGGTCTGGTGGATGCCTGTCAGAAGCTGTATGCCGAGGCGGATTTGCTGCAAGCCGAGGCCGACCGGTTGCGTAAACTGGCGGAAGAGGCCCGGCAAAAAGGGAATGAAGAAGATGCCAGGAAGCTTTTGAAAGACGCCGGGGATTATGCCAATGAAGCGGCGAAACGGCGCGAGGGGACAGACAAGGAAATTAGTGCCGGCGCCACCAGCGGCACCGAAGATTGCCGCAGGTCGAGACAGCCCGCCCGCCCGCCGCTGGGCCTGAGCGTACTGCCTTTGAGCGAGCAACTGGCGCAATTTTTCAAAGTCAAAACTGGCGCTGGGTTACTGATCACAGAAGTCAAACCCGCCAGTTTGGCGGAACGCAATAAATTGCAAGCGGGAGATTGTTTGCTGGCGGTGAATGGCAAACCGCTTACTACGCTGGCCGAACTGCAACGCCTGTTGAGCCGCATCGGTGAACCCATCTTGCGCAGCGCCAGCGCCGAGGCTGCCGAGATCACGCTGTTGATCGTGCGCGACGGCGTCGAAAAGACATTGCCCTTCAAGCTATAG
- a CDS encoding SpoIIE family protein phosphatase, translating to MAQVNPSKKFWPTTFAGRAMLLGVAVWFINWVFSKGQTLLGSIWLKTVVDLASWGALLLLAYWLYRGVAWLMKRLLWRLRRRLVVTWLLISVLPLGLGLLLVLLLGYVLLSQTYVNLARRQLDVYLAESRAAVQALTDELKANPARQAEILREHADALSPIFPNVRFTASAEPTLPLWLGTQPEFHGLVMERHTTGRREVFAYHYVQLNARDRTALQMKYPLGGLCGNLSNTVGVPVAPGHALLALVRNAQGQMQLDEDSAAEARNFAPEDFSGINVFAPVYEWESGRLMEGEVLRLDDSFLQPEQIWQRLQQFRTGSRYGYLVFWVIGPVALIFALIAALAIVSAAVLTRTITGTVHYLYEGTRRVEAGDLQHEIQAVGNDQLGELAHSFNRMIRSIRDLLRVSAEKERLDQEMKIASQVQARLFPRHLPQTKLLDFAPGVCLPARQVSGDYYDFLCLTPELTGVVIADVCGKGVSAALLMANLQAHLRSQIQACQEVEPPLRAVGEIVARVNQLLKAVAPDASYVTLCYAEFDEHSSTLRYTNAGHNPPLIWRSNGEYERLECGGTVVGLFAETTYEQAAVQLYSGDLFVAFTDGLLEAHNPFEEEFGEARILRVLQQHGQRSAAEIKDALLAAVQQWTSGHEQEDDLTLVIFKRR from the coding sequence ATGGCTCAGGTAAACCCAAGCAAAAAATTCTGGCCGACGACGTTCGCTGGCAGGGCGATGCTGCTGGGCGTGGCGGTGTGGTTCATCAATTGGGTTTTCTCCAAAGGGCAGACGTTGTTGGGTAGCATCTGGTTAAAGACGGTGGTGGATTTGGCTTCGTGGGGCGCCTTGCTGTTGCTGGCGTACTGGCTGTATCGCGGCGTGGCCTGGTTGATGAAACGGTTGTTGTGGCGGTTGCGGCGGCGTTTGGTGGTCACGTGGTTGTTGATCAGCGTCTTGCCGTTGGGTTTGGGACTGCTGTTGGTGTTGTTGCTCGGTTACGTTTTGCTCAGCCAAACATACGTGAATTTGGCGCGGCGGCAACTGGATGTTTATCTGGCCGAATCGCGCGCTGCGGTGCAGGCGCTCACCGATGAACTCAAAGCCAATCCGGCCAGACAAGCTGAAATTTTGCGCGAACACGCCGACGCGCTCAGTCCTATCTTTCCGAATGTGCGCTTTACGGCCAGCGCCGAACCGACGCTTCCTTTATGGCTTGGCACACAACCGGAATTTCATGGCCTGGTGATGGAGCGTCACACCACCGGGCGGCGCGAAGTGTTTGCTTATCATTACGTCCAACTCAACGCGCGTGACCGCACAGCGCTGCAAATGAAGTATCCCCTCGGCGGGTTATGCGGCAATCTGAGCAACACCGTGGGCGTCCCGGTTGCACCAGGCCATGCCTTGCTCGCTTTGGTGCGCAACGCGCAGGGGCAGATGCAATTGGACGAAGACTCGGCGGCGGAGGCGCGTAATTTTGCGCCCGAAGATTTTTCGGGCATCAACGTCTTTGCGCCGGTGTATGAATGGGAATCGGGCCGTTTGATGGAAGGCGAGGTGTTGCGGCTGGATGATTCGTTTTTGCAGCCGGAACAAATCTGGCAACGCCTGCAACAGTTCCGCACCGGCAGCCGCTATGGCTATCTAGTGTTTTGGGTAATCGGGCCGGTGGCCTTGATCTTCGCCTTGATCGCCGCCTTAGCCATCGTTTCGGCAGCGGTCTTGACGCGGACGATCACGGGCACGGTGCATTATCTGTACGAAGGCACGCGGCGCGTCGAAGCGGGCGATTTGCAGCACGAGATTCAGGCCGTGGGCAATGACCAATTGGGCGAACTGGCGCATTCGTTCAATCGCATGATCCGTTCGATTCGCGATTTGCTGCGCGTCTCGGCGGAAAAAGAGCGGCTCGATCAAGAGATGAAAATCGCCTCGCAAGTGCAGGCGCGCCTCTTTCCGCGCCACCTGCCGCAAACGAAGCTGCTGGATTTTGCGCCCGGCGTCTGTTTGCCCGCGCGGCAGGTGAGCGGCGATTACTACGACTTTCTCTGCCTCACGCCGGAATTGACCGGCGTCGTGATTGCGGATGTTTGCGGCAAAGGCGTTTCCGCCGCCTTGCTGATGGCAAATTTGCAGGCCCATCTGCGCAGCCAGATACAGGCCTGTCAGGAAGTCGAGCCGCCCTTGCGCGCCGTGGGCGAGATCGTGGCGCGGGTCAATCAGTTGCTCAAGGCCGTGGCGCCGGATGCGAGTTATGTCACGCTCTGCTATGCTGAATTCGATGAACATAGTTCGACGCTGCGCTACACCAACGCGGGCCACAATCCACCGCTCATCTGGCGCAGCAATGGCGAATACGAACGATTGGAATGCGGCGGCACCGTGGTTGGTTTGTTTGCCGAAACAACTTACGAGCAAGCGGCGGTACAACTTTACAGCGGCGATCTTTTCGTCGCGTTCACCGATGGTTTACTCGAAGCGCATAATCCCTTTGAAGAGGAATTTGGCGAAGCCCGCATCCTCAGAGTGTTGCAGCAGCACGGGCAACGCAGCGCCGCCGAAATTAAAGATGCTTTGTTGGCGGCTGTTCAGCAATGGACGAGCGGCCATGAACAGGAAGACGATTTAACGCTCGTCATTTTCAAACGCCGGTAA